A portion of the Manduca sexta isolate Smith_Timp_Sample1 chromosome 20, JHU_Msex_v1.0, whole genome shotgun sequence genome contains these proteins:
- the LOC115446880 gene encoding charged multivesicular body protein 5, with the protein MNRIFGRGKPKEPGPSITDCISNVDTRADNIDQKVQKLEAELRKYKDQMTKMREGPAKNSVKQKAMRVLKQKKMYEQQLENLRAQSFNMEQANYATQTLKDTHATIAAMKDGVTQMKKEFKKINIDSIEDVNDDLADMMEQADEVQEALGRQYGMPEIDDDELAAELDALGDEIALDDDASYLDDVVKAPAAPDREPGADSVRNKDGVPVDEFGLPQVPNAAQTSR; encoded by the exons ATGAACAGGATTTTCGGTCGAGGTAAACCCAAAGAACCGGGTCCCAGCATCACCGATTGTATCAGCAAT GTCGATACTAGAGCGGACAATATCGACCAAAAAGTGCAAAAACTTGAAGCGGAGCTTAGGAAATATAAAGATCAAATGACGAAAATGAGGGAAGGACCTGCTAAAAACTCCGTAAAGCAGAAGGCTATGAGGGTCTTAAAACAGAAGAAAAT GTATGAGCAGCAACTTGAGAATCTCAGAGCGCAGTCATTCAATATGGAGCAGGCCAACTACGCCACTCAAACGTTAAAGGACACTCACGCCACCATCGCCGCCATGAAGGATGGAGTCACACAAATGAAGAAAGAGTTTAAGAAAATCAACATTGATTCTATTGAA gatgTGAATGATGACTTAGCAGACATGATGGAGCAGGCTGATGAAGTCCAGGAGGCTCTTGGCCGCCAGTATGGCATGCCAGagattgatgatgatgaactgGCTGCAGAACTTGATGCACTGG GTGATGAAATAGCGCTAGACGACGACGCTTCGTACCTGGACGACGTGGTCAAGGCACCGGCCGCGCCTGACAGGGAGCCGGGCGCAGACAGCGTGAGGAACAAGGACGGAGTGCCTGTCGATGAATTTGGCTTGCCGCAGGTGCCTAACGCAGCGCAGACTTCGCGTTGA